ATATTTGTAGATGtgagttttgtaattttttgaaaCCGAAATCCATCATGCATACATTAGAATCTAGAATTGGATAAGTTCTTGCCGGTCTGATTATCTGATTATAAGTTTTACTTGAAATCATTCTCATCTCTAGTTAGTATTGATTGACAGAGTATTTCATTTTCTTAGAGTTCTTTCTTAAGAagacactattttttttttttatgtagttattcatttttcaaaaatattcatGATGTTTAGCATTATATCAATGACTTTCCTTGCATTGTCGAATATATGAGTAGTTTTCTTGTAAAAGTGATATCATCTTTTTGGAATAATTATCGGCCAACAATTTCTTCTAATGCCAAAATTACTAATTACACCCAATCCCTCCATATGTGATGTTATGTCCTACTTTGGAACTCTTGTCTATTATAGATGGTGTGGGAACTTTCTAAGCCAAAGGAATTATAGAATAGATAGAACGCCGTTATGTAATTGTTTTAATATTCATTAACtgtttatctttttttgaattatattaggagagagaaatggtgATCTTTCGACGACCTGTGGGCTTGTCCTTTTCTTCCGGCATGGAGTCACGTGACAAATGGATGAGAACGATGACGTGTCACGTGGGGAAACGGATTCGCGCTAATACCTATGATGTGGATAGGAACAAAGGAAAGCATAAGATCCCGCAACACGTGGCAATTCGTTGCCACAATCTTGTCCATCCGACTTTTTCAGTTGGCCaacttccaaaaagaaaagaatagtaTTTGTCCATTCTGGTCCGTTAGATATGGATACTTCGAACAAAGGCTGTGGGCGAATATCTTTCACATCTTGTCGCCATTTACGCGTCATTAAATTCTCCAGAAAATGTTCGATAAGTATCAGGATATTTCAGAAAGAAAAAGGACGgagaaaattaaggaaaatagaAAGCCGGAATTTATTTTTGATACCGCTTGCGGCATCCAGCCGGGGCAAAACTGAGTGCGGTGCGGGTGCGGGTGCGGGTGCGGCGCACTGGCATTTTCCTGGACCGGCCGCCGGGCCCCACACACACTCTTTGCACGTGGGCCCCACGCTCCTGTAGTCTAAACGACCTTCTTTTACTGCATTATCTGTccattttgtccttttttttagtGAATATGTTGGCCAGTATTTATAATAGCTTTCGTTCCTCTTTAGcattagaaaaaacaaaagttttgtCCATTGGCTATGATAACCAACAGTTAGGCGTGCATTATATGTTTTAGAGAGAGTTAAGAGAGCCTATTCGGCCATCTTTCAATAGTTCGTTCAACttaattcatttgattcaagACGGTTTGATATATCTCGCTTGAATGATTCAAATAACgatattaagatttttttatagattaatattacgaaaattttaaactaatatatatgacaaatttaccaaaaattaaattcattgatttttattaaattatattaataccatAAATATATTTGTAATCGAACGAAGGGTAAAATTGACAATCAATATAAGATttaatttatcacatatatatcaatttgaaatttcatgtaTGAATATGGAGTTTTCCATAATTTGTAATCATTTCTTTATTTGTCCATAGTATATCGATATTTTAATAGtggattgaaaaagaaaaagaaaatcgtagtgccctctctctctctcttttttcccgtGGGCCGCCACCTAACTcgttgaaaaaaatgataatattttttactcAGTTTTATATAACGACGGTGGGCTCGAAGGTACGCTAGCGTCGCCTTATCTTCTTTAGCTTCGTAAGCTTTGTTGCTCCACCTCCGCCGATTCCCTCTAACCTGTAACAACAACCACGACCGAGCTTCGCTTCCGGTTTCTGCGCGCAGCATCGAAGTGGCGGCAATGGACGTGATCTCGAGGACGAGCGCCCTCCCGACACCCTCCACGCTGAATCCCCACGCCCCGCTGTTCGTGCCGCTGGCGTACCGGGCGGTGGAGGACTTCTCCGACGAGTGGTGGGCCCTGGTCCACACCTCCCCGTGGTTCCGCGACTACTGGCTGGAGGAGCGCTTCTGCGACCCCCAGGACGACCACCTCTTCTCCGCcgccggcgacgacgacgacgatctGGCCCTCCCCGACCTCGACTCCCTCTTCGACGACTGCGATCAAGCCCTCGCCGACCGTAAGTACTCGAGACCCGAAACTTCTGGCGAGGTTGAGATCCGACCATTTCGTGGGTTGGGTCgagaaaagaaactgaaaaaatggcttttttttttttttttttttgctgcttTTTTGCAGAGGGAAAGGAGGAATGGAGTGGGTACTGTGGAGATCTGGTTTCGATCGGGGGGTTGAAGTGGAAGGAGGCGCGACGCGAGGCTCGCGCGCCGAGGTACGCGGAGAAGGCGCCGAAGATCGTGAACAGCTCGAGGGTTTGCCCGAGGACGATTCAGCAGCCGCGCTAGGTTCGAGTTCGACTCACTGGGTGTGGGCTGGAACAAGGCCGAGTCGAGTTCATTGCGTTTCGGCCgtgaattgaatttgaattcagCTACTGTTAGCTTACTGCTTTTGTAAATAGAGGCGTCTTGTGTTTCTGTTCTTAGGTGTCGTCTTCTGACTGTTGTTTTAGCTCATGTAATTGGAATATGTACTGAATTCACCAACgaaattcgaggaaaaaaattggaaaattcgaTCATCGGCGACAAGGAAACCGCTCATATACATGGCACTTCACACGCGGATCTGATTATCAGTGGCGGATAAATAGCGTACAACTTCGAATTTCGACCATTCACGACCATAAGCTAGTTTAATCCCCTCTTGCTGTACCTGGAGTCTGGAGTCTGGCGATTGTCCCCGTCAATCGATCGATCCCTAGCGCGAAAGAACTTCCATAGTTTTTAAGTAGTTTGATCGTCCGATCCCCAGCGACTCGCTTGCTTTCCGATCTTGTTAAGCGCTCTGATCACTGCCTCCGACGTCACGTTTCCGGTCACGGTCACCTTGTTCAGCTCCACGTCCACGTCATAGGTATCCACATCTGCGATTCGTTTTGCGAATTAACACAAGCACAAGCGTTTCGGCTGCTTCcaaagtaaaagaagaagaatctgtCATTTCGGAGCATGTTACTACGCTTGGAGCGAGATTACCTTCCATCTTCTTGATTGCTTTGAGGATCTTCTTGATGCACTCTTCGCAGTGCAGACCCACCTTCAACTCCACCACCTACTcgcaagaacaagaacaagaacgaAGAGGCCACCAAATCATTCAAGCCCGCAAACGGGGAAGAGTATCAAAAAGCAACAACGTGTAACTGTAGACTACCGTACGTTAGTCATTTCTGCGACGGCGGGCTGTGAAAATCGACGGAGCCGAATGAGTCCCCTGTTTGGCCGAGGAAGACGAACGCTGTAGGTTTTGCTTTAAGCGAAGGAATGTGGAGGGCGAAGAACTGGATGCTTTACGTAGGTGCTTGGAAAGATGGTCGGAAGGGAATTTCTCTTTTGCTAAAAGCTTCTTTAAAGTATGCTCTTTGTTGACTTGTCTCTCTTTCACGATGTTAAGGGTCGGCAAAAGCTACAGAATTGCCGCGGTGCTGGAATGGTCATTCAACGGCTGTGGCTGAATAACGCGATGTTGGTGGAGCCCAAGTCCAGCCGGCACGACGCCACTGTTACCCAAATTATATGTTTTTCCTCGACGAAGATTAGTGCTAATATGAAATTCGTGGATGCAAATCTTACAACCATTCTTATTGATCATTGGAACAAAGTACCGATCTCGTACTTCAAACTCATCCTATGAATCATTTAAGCAGCGTATCTTATGATTTAGTAAATCGTGTATCCTTCACAACTTTGTCGTCTCCGATCTATCGTAATTGCCTATAACACtatattgaaatcatttttcttcccgagaaagagaaatgtgcCGAGCATGAGACAATGGACTGACTTTATCCTCATTTGAACAGCTTGTTCGCTAAAAGTAAATGTCTGCATAGGTTTTTAGAGTCCATACCATACATAAGGACAAgcgaaattatgaaattcataCTTCAAGCTAATCGCGCTTATTAAAATGGATGGTACTTTCGTTCAACCCTGGTTGGAGGAGTGAATTACGAATATGGACATCACCTCTGAGTTTAATTTGGGTGAAGTTTGTTTGGGAAAGATATCGATTAATTTTCGTTCAGAAATATTGTTTTCAAGGAATGGTGTTTTTGAAAGTATTACCCTCTTAAAACTGCTTCATTAGGAAGAAGCGCACATGCCTTGTGATTATTTACATGACTCCATCCTTATTAGGCTGCGAGAGCCCAAGAAAGTTTTTGGGCCATTATTACTTCCTGACTAATCCAGTCAAGAGAATTTGTAGTAGGCCGGGTGCAAAATCAAACCCAATTAGGCTGTTTAATGTATAAGGAAGGAGGATTTTCAGCTTTTATATATGCACGAGGAATGGCTCCATGTCACAACCTCAAGCTTTTGCTTGGTCTACAATTGCCTAATTGAATTAGGGCGTGCTTGGCACAGCTTTGGGAAAGACCTTTGGGCCTCCTAAAGACCTACGTGCCTAAGCTAAGGCGTTTGGTAATAAAATCGCAAAATCGCAAAGACATTTTGACTAAAGTTCGGCTTtgcaaatgttgaaagcccCAATGCAACTTAGGACCAGCATTGGCTTTCAGCATCTTGATAATGATGCTTTCAACTTTAATGATTTTGTTTCCTTCCAATCTAGCTCTTGCTAATATTTGCATATTCTTTTTATGTCCTCAGTTAGTGTTCATTGTCTCGACTAGCTTGTTGAACATAGGGCAGTCCGTTTTGGACGTGACAAAGGGGAGCGAGACAACCCGAAGCTGAGGGCTGCGCTTGTCCGTCAGCAGCAGAGGCTCGGAGTTAGAAGATCCACGCAAAGTTGGATCTGAACAAGGAAGCTTAGAAGGATGATGTAAATGACGAAGAGGGTGGTTCCGACAAAAAGGAAGATCCCGTTGCTTCTCCGTTAGCCCCCTCTTTTTgccttcttttaatttttttacttcaaagttGCTTGAAAAAATTACACTAAAACTCAATTATTTGAACGCTATTATAACTTTTCATCGTCCCAAAACCCTCTCAAAGTCATCCATACATGACTAGATGGCAAGCGAAGAAAGAGGGCAAGCCTTCTTCATAAATTCCCTATCCACATTGCCAAGCACTTTAAAGCAGATGAATGGGATTAATTAGAGTATCATTTGTGCGTGTCTGAccttttgaccggtcaaaaagtcaaaaaagtttagtactaaaaaaataaagaaaagggacGGAAGTCCACAATTTATATGGACTATGGAGGCAAAGAAAAGCAACAGAAATAGGGGGAGCACGCgtagaagagaaaagaaaaagggaagacaaaataaagaaaaaaagagaaaaagagggggaaaaaggatttactttgatttttttttatccgaaGATTTTATTTGGTTCGCAAGTAAGGATTTAAGCTATTTGTTTGTCTAACCAGAGGAATTTTTGGAATTAGAATATTAATTCGAAATTGTATGAAATTTGAACTATCGGATCCAGTTTTGAAGTTATTAAGCTGTGAATTTACATGAAAATCATGAATTGTGACATTATGGAGCCATGGGTTTGACGGGAATAAATTTTAGAGTTTCGTGTGAGAGCCTCATGTTGCCAGTAGCTTTAAATAATCGCTTTGGACAAGCAATTTGTTGACACGTGGGAGCCATTTTGTCAATGTTTGAGCTTAATTTAGTTGATTCGTAGTTGATGTAGCGTTTTCTATAGTTTTGAAGTCGATTCTTGTTTAATTGATAGGATTACAAGACCGTCAACTTGTACAATTATGTTAAATGATTTTAGGCATTTTTAGGTGAGTGATGTTATCTCTTGTTCGGATTAAtaaactcatattttgaaagaaaaaaggattagACATAATATATATGAGGTGTGCTTTGGTTAAAAGGCCAAAGTAATGTTCATGACATACTTGATACTTAACTTCAAATTGGGTATTTGCTACCCTATTTGGTATTTAAAATGATTCAAGAAGTGTTTATGAAAGGAATTCTGATAGGttattcatattattttgtgaatttgatttatgaaataaattttgaaatgatttgagaaTTACTTTACAAAAGGTATTGATAGATGAGTTGAGTTGCGAAGAAATATATGGTTTGATTTATGAAATATATTCTGCTTTATGATATAGATTCTGGATTTGAGTTTTGGTATTGAAAGAGGATGATTTGATGTTTATTATCATTGTGAACCCGAATAGGATTTCTCAATATGCATATCAGTTTGGGAATATCTTTCTAGGTTGAGCCACCAACTCATTATAGGTGGATATTTTGCTAAGAGGAGAATCTCGATCTACTTGTCACAAAGCATTGTGTCGTGGTCATAATTGGATATTGAGCATGAGATTGATCAACATAATAGATCATTAATGTGTGATAAAAATTGATTGATGGATTTGACCattgatattttaattgtgttggTAAATTACAtaagtattttttatttgcataaaactttgttgaaatgaaatagctcatatttgatttgatatacatatacatatacatacatacatacatacatacatacatacatacatacatacatacatacatacatacatatatatatatatatatatatatatattatatcctAGGTTTGGTTACTGAGTTTTGGTATGATtttgtaaatatgcatagtAAATGCTTGATTTGCTTAAAAGATATATGCACTTACTAAGCTATAACTACTCACCTCTAtccctccaatttttttttaggttctTTATTTAGCGACAAATAAGATAATAGCACCACTAGCGGGGAGCTTTTAGTAGTTGCGTTTTTGGATGTGAGTTGAGTTGAGATAATGGAATAGGTCTAACGATATTTGTGGGGTTTAGTTGAGTGTGGACTATGGAGATATATTCTGTAACCAACTTCCCGTTTTATTAGATATGAATATTATCAATATATATGTAACATGTTAGTGTTGGTTATGTTTGAGACTATATTCTTCAAGTGAAATGACGACTGAGTCATTCTCTATTCTTATGGGATTATGGGATTCGGGGTGGGACAAATTGTGTGTTAGTGGGTGAAACGCGAAGTGGCAAGTCGAAGGTATTCTCATAGCCCTATCATGGGTATGGTCACCAAACTTTCGAGCTGCAAAGGAACAAATTCCCATGACTCACTGTTAAAAAGTAGATATTCCCACTCGAAATCTTACGATATTCTTATCCTTGATCAACTTTCATAAACctcaattttcccttttctttcatattttcttttcccttgacAATGGCAAAAGCTTTTGTCTGCTAGGGAAAATAATCACGCGATGCTTGATACGTGATACTAACGAGGGATTCCAAACTTAAAAtttgtctaaatattttgagGAAACCTGgagaaataattaagaaaacTGGGTATTTTTGGTGAAATGTAAATTTTGATTTGGCAACACTTCCATGTTGCTAAAGGGTAGCGTCCAAATCCAATCTCTCTCgttctttggaaaaaaaaaccaaaaaaattctaaatttattgaattcgtatcaattaagtcttaaaatattcaatttaatcaataattctaaacattttgataatttatcaattcaattttaaatttttcgattgtactaatttaatcctaaaaatttgataatttactaatttagttattCTAACTAATTTAGTCAAAAATCTTGATgtgaacaaattttaaaattttatcttatttttatttttttaatcgagAGCCAGCAAGTTCAATCACTTAAACGAGAAGGAGCATATGACACGGGTGAcctaactttttattattattttttcttcttttatttttttattttttcattctcaACCATCAGAAAAGGCATTTCGACCTCAAAAGTTAGGTCACTCGGGATTGTGATAGTGACATGACCAGGATTTTTATCGAGAAGACATGGACAGTAACAGCAATTCCCCACGATAATATGATGCCTCAGAGCTTTTCCAAAGCCAACAGTAAGTTAGAAATGGAGATTTCCGCAGTCGCTTTTGTGCTTGTCGAGGAAGGTCGGACTCATCTTCACAGCCATTAGCACAGGGGACATTGATTCGACACCACAATGGCCAAACTTCAGAGACTTCACAACCGGTATCCCTGATAATGGTGGGTTATCAGGGTAGCTATCAGCGACAATCATCACCCACTAACTTTTGAATTGAAGTCGACTTTCCACGAACAGAATGGACAAGCCATTGGCATCATCTATATTGGCATTAAGTCCAAAAGTAAAACTTCTTTTTCGTGCATAAATTTAACAATTGGAAAGACAAAATCCACCGGGAAAAAGACCGTGAAAATCCGAGTGATGGGTGATGAACGATTCTCTCTCAACTTGATCGTCAGCAGACGCTCGTGCAACGTGCATAGCACTTTTTCTGAGATTCGGATGTGAGAAACGGACAAGACGTTGAGGGAGTACTACATGCAAAGATGCGTGGAATAATCTTCATGAAATACGAGATTACATATGCTTCCCCGGACATTCTCAACATGGACTGGACCCAAACACCCTTTTTCCCCGCCGCAGAGGGCAGTTCCTCTTTTGTTGTCTTTACATTATTTTGGGCAGAGAAAGCCTAGTGATGTTCGGTACCGACAGGTTCGGCTATCACAAAATGAGCTCCAACCTTTTTAACGTTTCGACAAAACCCTCGTAGATGTAGCGCCTCTAAAGTTGCAATAGTTTATAGTAGTTTTTATAAAGCTACCTTTGAGGTTCTACAGTATTAGAACatatattatcaaatatataagTTATGATGGTTCCCAATCTAACCTATAAGTCAATAGTAGATATGCCGAGCAAGTAATGGTCCACGCATTAAACATGGACGAAAAAAGATAATGGAATATGCTCCACCACATATTCTCTTGCGATGGCCCTCCAGAATTTTCCACCGCCAGTACTCGACATGATTAGCAAGACAAAAACAAATTGATATCTGTGTAAGGCCCACTCATCTCCCATTCGATTATTGTATGGAGGCTCCGTTTGCGAGCTTGCTGAGTTCACCCCGTCGCCACTGGTCGTGAGCTAGCTGGTaacaaaaagacaaagaaataaataaaaaaaattaacagcttaaaaaaaaatcgatttttttgaataaatactTTTAAAAGAACAAATGTTTCATTAACCGATGACCTAAGCTTGAGCATCAAGGACCTGCACACGACCTTTGTGGACCTAAGATTGAGGGTTGGGATCAAAGCTCAAGAGTTGAGGACCTGACCACGGCCTTTATAGACCCAAGTTTGGGTGCTAGAGCATTGGATTCGAGCACTAGGGATTTGGGTCTGGCCTCGATGGACTTGGGTGTGAGTGTTGGTGGCCAGGCCCAAGAATGGAGGTCTTGGGTCTAGCCATGGAGACCTAATCTTGAACGTTGAGACCTAAGAACCAATGTTGGAGTTTCTATGCCCAAGCGTAAAATTTCGGGTCCAAGATCTTATAGCTattcatattttagaaaatgtATTCCAGTTTTTTCAGAGAGGGaattgttttcctaaatttagGTTTTgataagaaaacattttttgtcaagtagaaaaatatatattcagtTGATTCAACCTAAACTCCGCGAAAATTTTTGTGTCTAAGAATAATGTTTTTCTTTGGAATCGCTTTCGGgtaaaatgattaatttttagtGAGATATACTGCTAATATCAAGTTCAATGGTTGGTTATTCTGTCGAACTTAAGTTTGAAactttattttctagaaattacatTGGCATAATCCATTTTCCCCTTTCATGCCAACGCCGTAGATATCTTGCTCTGAATTGTCAATGCATTGtctatttcattaaaattttgggaaaatttcatataaggACATGAAGTGTCCTCATGTTTTTAAATAAATGGTGCGAAGTGAAtaatgtttcaaataagaattcaaagtgctgtcaattttttaaataaggggCCTTAAGTTActatatcaatttcaaagaaatgcTTCAACTCACTATTTGATAAGGACAATTtcgtcttttaattttttttctttttttcataaaaaacaaactaaatgaaaaagaaaaagaaaaaaagaacaaagaccgGAGGGATGGCTCCCTCCCGCTTGTGGCTGTCGCCCCATCAATCGGGTTATCAGCACCTAAACCCTCATCGACTAGAGGTGTTGCCTAGATCTGGGAGAGGGTTGCC
This Eucalyptus grandis isolate ANBG69807.140 chromosome 7, ASM1654582v1, whole genome shotgun sequence DNA region includes the following protein-coding sequences:
- the LOC104454430 gene encoding protein EARLY RESPONSIVE TO DEHYDRATION 15 gives rise to the protein MDVISRTSALPTPSTLNPHAPLFVPLAYRAVEDFSDEWWALVHTSPWFRDYWLEERFCDPQDDHLFSAAGDDDDDLALPDLDSLFDDCDQALADQGKEEWSGYCGDLVSIGGLKWKEARREARAPRYAEKAPKIVNSSRVCPRTIQQPR
- the LOC104454431 gene encoding copper transport protein ATX1, which translates into the protein MTNVVELKVGLHCEECIKKILKAIKKMEDVDTYDVDVELNKVTVTGNVTSEAVIRALNKIGKQASRWGSDDQTT